Proteins found in one Lysinibacillus fusiformis genomic segment:
- a CDS encoding SDR family NAD(P)-dependent oxidoreductase → MSRNFIIFGASQGLGDAFVKGLPVKGDTVWMVSRTRPKSLDIIDGVNRQWLSIDLSNQQQIATLKEALKDIPLDVLIYNVGVWEKHGFEDNYTFDKDEVEDISKLININLTSTITYIQALLPNLRQAEHGKVILIGSTAGLDHTNNAQVSFVTSKFGLRGITNALREHLREDKISVTCINPGELAAEVPYEEGAEKAIHLYEGTRIPVQDIVAIVQCVINLSAVSCVKEINVPAITDLNA, encoded by the coding sequence ATGAGTAGGAATTTCATTATATTTGGGGCTAGCCAAGGATTGGGTGATGCGTTTGTCAAAGGTTTACCTGTCAAAGGAGATACAGTATGGATGGTATCACGAACGAGACCTAAAAGTTTAGATATAATTGACGGAGTAAATCGTCAATGGCTATCAATCGATTTGTCTAATCAACAACAAATAGCAACTTTAAAAGAAGCGTTAAAAGACATTCCTCTCGATGTATTAATTTATAATGTTGGGGTATGGGAAAAGCATGGATTTGAAGATAATTATACATTTGATAAGGATGAAGTAGAGGATATTTCTAAATTAATCAATATTAATCTAACATCTACTATTACATATATTCAGGCACTTTTACCAAACTTAAGACAAGCGGAGCATGGGAAAGTTATTTTAATTGGGTCAACGGCAGGCTTAGATCACACAAACAATGCACAAGTTTCATTTGTAACATCTAAATTCGGCTTAAGGGGCATTACAAATGCGCTACGCGAACATTTAAGAGAAGATAAAATTTCAGTTACTTGTATTAATCCAGGTGAACTGGCAGCGGAAGTACCGTATGAAGAAGGAGCCGAAAAGGCCATTCATTTATATGAAGGTACAAGAATTCCCGTACAAGATATTGTAGCTATTGTACAATGTGTAATTAATTTATCAGCGGTCTCCTGTGTAAAAGAAATTAATGTGCCAGCCATAACGGATTTAAATGCTTGA
- a CDS encoding cysteine hydrolase family protein produces the protein MKKFTVVIVQLFTYTMNLNLKIANFFRKYSALKGSTGVELDERLLKVNNVYFSKNKANAFSNPELTRFLNGNGIKEIHIVGLFTEGCSLHNNFHTTVVKDAVASSSDKKRLIALNKLRSNKVKVIDSFQLLEML, from the coding sequence TTGAAAAAATTCACAGTCGTAATTGTCCAATTATTTACATATACAATGAATTTGAACCTAAAAATTGCGAACTTTTTTAGGAAATATTCAGCGTTAAAAGGGAGTACTGGAGTTGAGCTAGATGAAAGATTGCTGAAAGTAAACAATGTTTATTTTTCAAAAAATAAAGCTAATGCATTTAGTAACCCAGAACTGACTAGATTTTTAAATGGTAATGGAATCAAAGAAATACATATTGTCGGTTTGTTTACAGAAGGCTGTTCTCTTCACAATAATTTTCATACGACCGTCGTGAAAGATGCAGTGGCAAGTTCAAGTGATAAAAAGAGATTAATAGCATTAAATAAGTTAAGATCAAATAAGGTGAAAGTTATTGATTCTTTTCAGTTATTAGAGATGCTTTGA
- a CDS encoding S-layer homology domain-containing protein, whose product MKRKLIYTIMFVLFCFVFLVNHLSVSANSFDDIKKLPNQMQQEVQDLIKRKIIKGTTPTTFSPNTTITRGQVVIMMGRYIEQNGIAKVDKNWEEMDRFMDMPLRVKDRELLKYSTLLYDNGIFKGENGHLNPYQHMTREQMALTLNRLMVLARKYSLIDYAYDLQSHVVDIQKANKEARPYIQALNALGISNVDTFNPKNSVTRVQFASFLSRTIKLIERNHHVIHFEKTAEELGFQKISNVTTINKSNLHVSFSNSLLHIYARYDGNFAIDEEVLIEGTSLFGRPHESRLQLRNQFMQPNAFSIINKYIPGQHGYVNMNLFLMHSFTDAHYKLLDTGKEYGSEAGYLDKQGISMYFIDSDSGIIEHTINGNVLSIKNEEIIRTPKTVHYRYYFDYQGVMVSDTAAKNHIGDKRYTVTNSGDVLFEGKSLTDRTFYYLPIIRPVPFHTYNDDFGGFAYTDDVTLQQILAFHKTDGQKSSIPRQYMHPNVLVIDGKKNIYGTINLRDATFGTFEEIKNY is encoded by the coding sequence ATGAAAAGAAAGCTTATTTATACAATTATGTTCGTTTTATTTTGTTTCGTTTTTTTAGTGAATCACCTATCTGTCTCTGCAAATAGCTTTGATGATATAAAAAAACTGCCGAATCAAATGCAACAAGAAGTACAAGATTTAATAAAAAGAAAAATTATTAAGGGAACAACACCAACAACCTTTTCCCCAAACACGACGATTACTCGTGGTCAGGTTGTCATAATGATGGGACGGTATATCGAACAGAACGGCATTGCGAAGGTTGATAAAAATTGGGAGGAAATGGATCGATTTATGGATATGCCTCTTCGTGTGAAGGACCGTGAATTGCTAAAGTATTCAACATTACTTTACGATAATGGTATCTTTAAAGGTGAAAATGGGCATCTAAATCCATATCAACACATGACACGAGAACAAATGGCATTAACGTTAAACCGACTTATGGTATTAGCACGTAAATATTCATTGATTGACTATGCATACGATTTACAAAGTCATGTAGTGGATATTCAGAAAGCAAATAAAGAAGCTAGACCATATATTCAGGCACTTAATGCTTTAGGTATTTCAAATGTAGATACCTTCAATCCTAAAAACAGTGTTACACGTGTGCAGTTTGCTTCGTTTTTATCGAGAACAATAAAATTAATTGAGCGCAATCACCATGTTATTCATTTTGAAAAAACAGCTGAAGAGCTCGGGTTCCAAAAGATTTCAAATGTAACAACGATCAATAAATCAAATTTACATGTGTCCTTTTCCAATTCGCTTCTTCATATTTATGCACGCTATGATGGTAACTTTGCCATCGACGAAGAAGTGCTAATTGAAGGGACTAGCCTTTTTGGTCGTCCTCATGAATCAAGATTACAGCTAAGAAATCAATTTATGCAACCGAATGCTTTTTCCATTATAAATAAATACATTCCAGGTCAACATGGATATGTCAATATGAATCTTTTCTTAATGCATAGTTTTACAGATGCGCATTACAAATTATTAGATACAGGAAAAGAATATGGATCAGAAGCAGGATATTTAGATAAACAAGGTATATCTATGTATTTCATAGACAGTGATTCTGGCATAATAGAGCATACAATCAATGGAAATGTATTATCTATTAAAAATGAAGAAATTATAAGAACACCAAAGACGGTGCATTACCGATATTACTTCGACTATCAAGGTGTGATGGTTTCTGATACAGCGGCCAAGAATCATATTGGTGATAAGCGTTACACAGTAACAAATAGTGGAGACGTTCTATTTGAAGGAAAATCACTAACAGATCGTACATTTTATTATTTACCTATAATTCGACCTGTACCTTTCCATACTTATAATGATGATTTCGGTGGATTTGCATATACCGATGACGTGACATTGCAACAAATTTTAGCATTCCACAAAACTGATGGACAAAAATCAAGTATTCCAAGACAATACATGCATCCAAATGTGCTAGTGATTGATGGGAAGAAAAATATATATGGTACAATTAATCTACGGGATGCAACGTTCGGGACTTTTGAAGAGATTAAAAATTATTAA
- a CDS encoding GNAT family N-acetyltransferase has protein sequence MSFTKILGTPFPTIQTKQIQLRKLKPEDAINLYNYYSNEKVYRYLDWNGPESLEKKYEVINSWNEGYEKGWLIRFAIADKSTDEVIGTIFLSEFVGKRAEIGYELSERYWHRGIMTEAVNEILSFGFNQLGLVRIQATVATENIASKKLLTKGI, from the coding sequence ATGAGTTTTACAAAAATATTAGGAACACCTTTTCCGACAATACAAACGAAGCAAATTCAATTAAGAAAGTTAAAACCAGAGGATGCTATAAACTTATACAACTATTATTCAAATGAAAAGGTCTATCGTTATCTGGATTGGAACGGACCAGAGTCACTCGAAAAAAAATATGAAGTCATTAATAGTTGGAACGAAGGCTATGAAAAGGGTTGGCTTATTCGTTTTGCCATTGCTGACAAGTCGACAGATGAAGTAATTGGAACGATTTTTTTAAGTGAATTTGTAGGAAAACGAGCTGAAATAGGCTACGAATTATCGGAAAGATACTGGCATCGAGGCATTATGACAGAAGCGGTGAATGAAATATTATCTTTTGGCTTTAATCAATTAGGTCTGGTCAGAATACAGGCAACTGTTGCTACAGAAAACATTGCGTCCAAGAAGTTACTAACGAAGGGTATTTAA
- a CDS encoding DUF2268 domain-containing putative Zn-dependent protease (predicted Zn-dependent protease with a strongly conserved HExxH motif) → MKFKIGITFILGFLLLMLAACTPTEKKESQLHEKEQITDDEEMVFSFEHPQTKQKYKIIHANQLFYPYIEKVKENPNLSTSETLELYNKEIIQPIYQDCFENGEYYHMAETLLNTVPNRLTEIQVVSEKMETRKAEINQAIQESLLKSADLLPSQSDVAVCVFPSATNNRIPFAVGAGKIIIPLNLNVLDDGIKSTVAHEYHHSVWAEKYFNKDVEVSVLDNIVFEGKAVMFEKSVYPNIGYTPKNVTYNKELWSKVEPDLTKYDSNRTSEVLYGGKGLPENYGYSEGYKMVKSYLDLHPNQTPEDWTALSAQEIFEEGKYLEHYQ, encoded by the coding sequence ATGAAATTTAAAATAGGGATCACATTTATTCTAGGCTTCTTACTACTCATGCTTGCTGCATGCACACCAACTGAAAAAAAGGAGAGCCAACTTCACGAGAAAGAGCAAATAACAGATGACGAAGAGATGGTGTTCTCATTTGAGCACCCTCAAACCAAACAAAAATACAAAATCATTCATGCCAATCAACTGTTTTATCCCTATATTGAAAAGGTCAAAGAGAATCCGAATCTTTCAACTTCGGAAACCTTGGAACTGTATAATAAGGAAATCATTCAACCAATCTACCAGGATTGTTTTGAAAATGGGGAGTATTATCATATGGCAGAAACCCTGCTTAATACGGTTCCTAACAGGTTAACAGAAATACAAGTGGTAAGTGAAAAAATGGAGACGCGTAAAGCAGAAATCAATCAAGCCATTCAAGAATCTCTTTTGAAATCCGCAGACCTCTTACCCTCTCAAAGTGATGTAGCCGTTTGCGTATTCCCTTCCGCAACCAATAATAGAATACCCTTCGCAGTTGGGGCGGGCAAAATAATTATCCCGCTTAATCTAAATGTTTTGGATGATGGTATAAAGTCAACTGTTGCCCACGAATACCATCACAGCGTTTGGGCGGAAAAATATTTCAATAAAGATGTCGAGGTTTCGGTTTTGGATAATATCGTCTTTGAAGGAAAAGCAGTTATGTTTGAAAAATCTGTTTATCCCAACATCGGCTATACACCAAAGAATGTAACTTACAACAAGGAATTATGGTCTAAAGTAGAACCTGATTTAACTAAGTATGATAGTAATCGTACCTCAGAAGTTTTATATGGTGGAAAAGGATTACCGGAAAATTACGGTTACAGTGAAGGCTATAAGATGGTTAAATCCTATCTTGACTTGCATCCTAATCAAACACCAGAGGATTGGACAGCCTTAAGTGCACAAGAGATTTTTGAAGAAGGAAAATACTTGGAACACTATCAATAA
- a CDS encoding YjcZ family sporulation protein, with amino-acid sequence MSYYGNVSNFNSYCGGDNGSGNSSTFVLIVVLFILLIIVGASFMC; translated from the coding sequence ATGAGTTACTATGGAAATGTTAGTAATTTCAATAGTTACTGTGGCGGGGACAATGGAAGTGGCAATAGCTCGACATTCGTGCTTATTGTTGTACTATTCATCCTTCTTATTATCGTTGGTGCTAGCTTTATGTGTTAA
- a CDS encoding GNAT family N-acetyltransferase, whose product MQKTTSIALVHFSKNYVEQLNRFELPEEQHQFTALPKEIAIEKVGQYPIVILSDDVPVGFFVLHATDRVKEYSSNPQAMLLTALSIDHQQQGKGYAKMAMFALADFVKQEFKECNEVVLVVNHKNIAAQNLYIKVGFVDHGVRRMGPIGEQTVLNLPL is encoded by the coding sequence ATGCAAAAAACAACGAGTATTGCGTTAGTACATTTCTCTAAAAACTACGTAGAACAGTTAAATCGTTTTGAATTACCTGAAGAACAACACCAATTTACAGCTCTTCCTAAAGAGATTGCGATTGAAAAGGTAGGACAATATCCGATTGTGATTTTAAGTGATGATGTACCTGTTGGCTTTTTTGTTCTTCATGCAACGGACAGGGTTAAGGAGTATTCTAGTAATCCTCAGGCCATGTTACTAACTGCCCTATCCATCGATCATCAGCAGCAAGGTAAGGGCTATGCTAAAATGGCCATGTTTGCTCTTGCTGATTTTGTGAAGCAGGAATTTAAAGAATGTAACGAAGTGGTGTTAGTCGTCAATCATAAAAATATAGCTGCACAGAATTTGTATATCAAAGTAGGCTTTGTGGATCATGGCGTAAGAAGAATGGGGCCTATTGGTGAGCAAACCGTTTTGAATTTGCCGCTATAA
- a CDS encoding aconitate hydratase yields MMAVINGEQRRLLHQYLLLDLAVKSLQHDLTVAEHFKMKRVFLPAMDALLKQLHKDYFQLKRQLAQQKIRLVGWHRIDDYFSDVQVATAGNDEVLRYANQALKIQVEELMNKHLHNA; encoded by the coding sequence ATGATGGCTGTGATTAATGGAGAGCAACGACGATTATTACATCAATATTTGCTGCTTGATTTAGCCGTGAAATCCTTGCAGCACGATCTGACAGTGGCAGAACATTTTAAGATGAAGCGTGTATTTTTACCTGCCATGGATGCCTTGTTAAAGCAGCTACACAAAGATTATTTTCAATTGAAACGTCAGCTCGCCCAACAAAAAATACGATTAGTTGGCTGGCACCGGATTGATGACTACTTTAGTGATGTGCAAGTGGCTACCGCAGGCAATGATGAGGTGCTACGCTATGCCAATCAAGCGCTAAAAATCCAGGTGGAGGAGCTTATGAATAAACATCTACACAATGCCTAG
- a CDS encoding YolD-like family protein: MIRDRGTMKWTAMMLPEHLMLLKAWKQEMLTESPREHAEWELEELQQTITRAFVQHNYIMLTIWEHGNYVQWGGTIQAMNEEQLLLETITTTKHIPLRYIYAARIEDDGCD; this comes from the coding sequence ATGATAAGAGATAGAGGAACGATGAAATGGACAGCGATGATGCTACCAGAGCATTTAATGCTTTTGAAGGCGTGGAAACAAGAGATGTTGACAGAGTCACCTCGGGAACATGCTGAATGGGAGCTTGAAGAATTACAGCAAACAATCACACGAGCATTCGTACAGCATAACTATATTATGTTAACTATATGGGAACATGGTAACTATGTGCAATGGGGAGGTACCATTCAAGCAATGAACGAGGAGCAGTTGCTACTTGAAACCATTACCACAACGAAGCATATTCCCTTAAGATATATTTATGCTGCTCGTATAGAAGATGATGGCTGTGATTAA
- a CDS encoding DNA polymerase thumb domain-containing protein, with protein sequence MNYDDFPQRDIFCIDMKCFYASCIAMLEGLDVLTDPIAIIGNFEQPGSIVLAASPVMKEKFNIKTGNRRYEIPQHPDIKLFEPKMSFFLEMSMAITRLIAQYVPPEAIHVYSVDESFIDLTGTEQLWGSPEQVAKLIQEDIYEKFRIPSAIGMGPNMLMAKLALDLEAKKTGFAKWTYADVPTKLWPVRPLSDMWGIGKQMAANLNAMGIQTVGGLAHADLAELEKRFGIMGNQYYYHAWGIDLSTLGEPLVNNAALSFGKGQMLMKDYHTRRDIAVVLLEMCEDVMRRTREAGYVGRTVSLGLSYSRNAMTKGFHRSRTIESPTNETLVMYQTCLALLDEHFAGEPARQLSVRLTNLEPERSIQLDLFDERREQRQVIGHVMDAIRRKYGVVALLRAASYTNAGTAISRNRLVGGHLA encoded by the coding sequence ATGAATTACGACGACTTCCCACAAAGAGATATTTTTTGTATTGATATGAAGTGCTTTTATGCAAGCTGTATTGCCATGCTAGAAGGGCTAGATGTGCTGACAGATCCAATTGCTATCATCGGTAATTTTGAACAACCTGGTAGTATTGTGCTGGCTGCATCACCAGTGATGAAAGAAAAATTTAACATTAAAACAGGGAATCGGCGTTATGAAATTCCCCAACACCCAGATATTAAGTTGTTTGAACCAAAAATGTCCTTTTTTCTAGAGATGTCCATGGCCATTACGCGTCTGATTGCACAATATGTCCCTCCAGAGGCGATCCATGTTTATAGTGTGGATGAAAGCTTTATAGATCTAACAGGCACGGAGCAACTTTGGGGCTCGCCTGAGCAGGTAGCCAAATTGATTCAGGAAGACATCTATGAAAAGTTTCGCATTCCGTCCGCCATTGGCATGGGACCAAACATGTTGATGGCTAAATTAGCATTAGATTTAGAGGCAAAAAAAACAGGCTTTGCCAAATGGACCTATGCCGATGTGCCAACAAAGCTTTGGCCCGTGCGTCCTCTGTCTGACATGTGGGGGATTGGGAAACAGATGGCAGCCAATTTAAATGCGATGGGCATCCAAACAGTCGGTGGATTAGCCCATGCCGATTTAGCCGAATTAGAAAAGCGCTTTGGTATTATGGGTAATCAATACTATTACCATGCATGGGGCATTGATCTCTCCACATTAGGTGAGCCATTAGTGAACAATGCGGCATTAAGCTTTGGGAAGGGCCAAATGCTCATGAAGGATTATCACACACGAAGGGATATTGCGGTTGTACTTTTAGAAATGTGTGAGGATGTGATGCGACGTACACGGGAAGCAGGCTATGTCGGGCGGACTGTTAGCCTGGGGCTCTCTTACAGTCGCAATGCGATGACGAAAGGGTTCCATCGCTCAAGAACCATCGAAAGTCCAACTAATGAGACCCTTGTCATGTATCAGACATGTCTGGCCTTACTAGATGAGCATTTTGCGGGTGAGCCAGCACGTCAATTATCGGTTAGACTGACAAACCTAGAGCCAGAGCGTAGTATTCAACTTGATTTATTTGATGAGCGGAGGGAACAACGACAGGTCATTGGTCATGTCATGGATGCGATTCGCAGAAAATATGGAGTGGTGGCCTTATTACGCGCAGCCTCCTATACAAACGCTGGTACGGCTATTTCACGGAATCGCTTAGTTGGTGGGCATTTAGCATAA
- a CDS encoding transcriptional regulator codes for MKEQLIKAMHRHQIVHMMYIAKSGAITKRRVKIINITGDSFTAFCFTRLAKRTFLINNVLALLPILQRESEVI; via the coding sequence ATGAAAGAACAGTTAATAAAAGCCATGCACCGTCACCAAATCGTCCACATGATGTATATAGCGAAATCAGGTGCTATTACAAAAAGGCGCGTGAAAATCATCAACATCACAGGTGATTCCTTTACCGCCTTTTGCTTTACAAGGCTAGCGAAGCGTACGTTTCTTATTAACAATGTTCTAGCACTTCTGCCTATTTTACAGCGAGAGTCTGAGGTCATATGA
- a CDS encoding cupin domain-containing protein, giving the protein MSSNIDYSSPSAAFTFDVNKSKLFKKDSRNYINILGVEQLNTLENTSLLDIFLSKDNVIEPHYHQNAAELVYCIAGAATVSLLNPFTKKIQNYPIKPGQVANIPQGWWHYEVATEDNTHLLAIFDAPTPEVILGSDILKFTPANIMAHTYCLDEEQWKKTIAPIVPTTYIGPAKGCNRVKSATDQAPYKPTMPQQYMKPCPYPYPYRYPHTYPYGTYY; this is encoded by the coding sequence ATCAGCTCAAATATCGATTATAGCTCCCCTTCTGCAGCGTTCACGTTTGATGTCAATAAAAGTAAGCTTTTTAAAAAAGACTCCCGAAATTACATTAATATTCTCGGTGTGGAACAATTAAATACATTAGAAAATACATCTTTGCTTGATATTTTTTTAAGTAAAGACAATGTCATCGAGCCACATTACCATCAAAATGCAGCCGAGCTTGTCTATTGTATTGCAGGAGCAGCAACGGTTTCTCTATTGAATCCCTTTACCAAGAAAATTCAAAACTATCCCATCAAGCCTGGGCAAGTTGCCAATATACCACAGGGCTGGTGGCATTATGAGGTAGCAACAGAAGATAACACACATCTACTCGCTATTTTTGATGCGCCAACGCCAGAGGTCATTTTAGGCTCTGATATCTTAAAATTCACACCAGCCAATATTATGGCCCATACGTATTGTTTAGATGAAGAGCAATGGAAGAAAACTATTGCACCGATTGTTCCTACAACTTATATTGGACCAGCAAAAGGCTGCAATCGTGTCAAATCAGCAACCGATCAAGCCCCTTATAAACCAACCATGCCACAGCAATATATGAAACCATGTCCATACCCTTATCCATATCGTTACCCTCATACGTATCCTTATGGCACCTACTATTAG
- a CDS encoding DUF3231 family protein produces the protein MTMINENLASLRFKEIFKLWSQLGVNQGYIASSHAFFKHTRDKNLKILTLEFIQCLKEENKQLTLLLKENGVLAPTASIEYSKMKITDIRGKSFINDSEISAILSMNIASSLIAVSQALELAVKKTHLTKYGELHMRYALLGAKLIDLSKSKGWLLASPR, from the coding sequence ATGACAATGATAAATGAAAATCTAGCATCATTACGATTTAAGGAGATTTTTAAGCTTTGGTCACAGCTCGGTGTCAATCAAGGCTATATTGCTTCAAGCCATGCTTTTTTTAAGCATACGCGTGATAAAAACTTAAAAATCCTAACATTGGAATTTATTCAATGTTTAAAAGAAGAAAATAAACAGCTAACACTGCTATTAAAGGAAAACGGTGTGCTAGCACCAACAGCCTCGATAGAGTACAGCAAAATGAAAATAACGGATATCCGTGGAAAATCTTTCATTAATGATAGCGAAATTAGTGCTATTTTATCGATGAATATTGCCTCCTCTTTGATTGCCGTAAGCCAAGCTTTAGAACTGGCAGTAAAGAAAACACATCTAACCAAGTATGGTGAACTCCATATGCGTTATGCCCTACTTGGAGCGAAATTGATTGACCTAAGTAAGAGTAAAGGCTGGTTATTAGCCTCTCCACGCTAA